GGACGGTAGGCCTGCGACCCGCTTATACGAAGTGGCAGGCGACGGAGTGTCCGGGTGCCACCTCCCGGAGAGGCGGAGATTCCTCCGCACAGCGTGCCTGCGCCAGCGGGCAACGCGTGCGAAACGGACAGCCGCTGGGCGGATGGAGGGGACTAGGGATTTCTCCCTCGAGGACGATGCGCTCCCGCGTGCGCTCCACCCGCGGATCGGGAACGGGGATCGCGGAGAGCAGAGCCCGCGTGTACGGATGGAGGGGGTTCCGGTAGAGCTCGTCGCTCGGCGCGACCTCCACGAGGTGCCCGAGGTACATCACGCCGATGCGATCGGAGAGGTAGCGGACCATGGAGAGGTCGTGGGCGATGAAGAGATACGTAAGGCCGCGTTCTTCCTTGAGGCGAAAGAGGAGATTGACGATCTGGGCCTGAATGGAAACGTCCAGGGCGGAAATGGGCTCATCGGCGACGATGAAGCGGGGTTCCACGGCGAGGGCGCGGGCGATGCCGATCCGCTGCCGTTGTCCGCCGGAAAATTCGTGCGGAAAGCGAAGGGCGTGCTCGCGCGTAAGCCCAACGGCTTCGAGCAAAGCGTAGACGCGCTCGCGGCGTTCCGCTGGCGTTTTCGCGAGGCGGTGGATGTCGATCCCCTCGGCGATGATGTCCATCACCATCATCCGTGGATTCAAGGAAGCGTACGGATCCTGAAAGATCATCTGCGCCTCGCGCCGGTAGCGGAGAAGGTCGCGACCGCGCAAGGCGAAGACATCCCGGCCGTCGAAGAGGACATCCCCCTGCGTGCGGTCGTAGAGGCGAAGAATCGTCCGTCCTACGGTGGATTTCCCGCTCCCCGACTCGCCAACGAGGCCAAAGGTCTCCCCTTCGCGAATCGTAAAGCTTACGTCGTGTACCGCCCGAAGTACCTGTCCGCGCCGCAGGCGAAAGTACTTGCTCAGGCGCTTGACTTCGACCAAGGTCCGGCTCACGCCCGCTCACCCCCTTGCAAGTCGGGAGCGACTCGGGGAGCCGCAGGATGGTGGAGAAAGCAGCGAGCACCGTGCGTCGGCGAAAACCGGTACTCAGGCGGTGACGCCTGCCGACAGATCTCCATGGCGAAGGGACAGCGGGGGTGGAAGGCGCATCCGGGAGGTGGCTTGAGGAGGTTGGGAGGGCTTCCCGGGATGGAAAGGAGGGGCTCCCGTCGATCTTTGTCCAAACGGGGAAGGGAGTTGAGAAGCCCCCAGGTGTACGGGTGGCGGGTTTCCGCAAAGACCTCCTCCGCACTCCCCCACTCCGCCGCCTCGCCGGCGTACATCACGAGGACGCGGTCGGCCACGCGGGCGACGACGCCGAGGTCGTGCGTGATGAGGATGAGCGACGTGCCAAACCGCTCCTTGAGGTCCATGAGGAGCTCGAGGATCTGCGCCTGGATCGTCACGTCCAGGGCCGTCGTAGGCTCGTCGGCGATGACGAGCTTCGGATGCGCGGCGAGGGCGATGGCGATGACCACCCGCTGGCGCATCCCCCCGGAAAATTCGTGGGGGTACTGGCGAATCCGGATCTCCGGCTGGGGAATCCCCACGAGGCGGAGGAGTTCCACGGCCCACTCCTCCGCCTCCCGCGCCCCCGCCCCCATGTGCTTCTGGTACCCTTCGGAGATCTGCCGACCTATGGGCATCGTCGGATTGAGGGCGGTCATGGGATCTTGAAAGACCATGGCGATCTCGCGCCCGCGGACGTTTTCCCACTCGCGTTCGGTGAGTTCGAGCAAATTCCTACCGCCAAAGAGAATCCGTCCGCTCCGGATGCGCGCCGGAGGCTGGGGGAGTAGGCCGAGGATCGCCTGAGCGGTCACGCTCTTCCCGCTTCCCGACTCTCCGACGATGGCCAGCGTCTCTCCATGCCCGAGCTCAAAAGAAACGCCGCGGACGGCCTGGACGACGCCGGCAAAGGTGTGGAAGTCCACGCCCAGATCCTCAACGCGCAGAAGCGGTCCACGGGATCCGGGGGGCGGTTCTTGAGGATGAAGCGTCTCGATCGCTTGCGGCATAGCGGTCCCTCCTCACACCCGGAGCCGGGGATCGATGGCGTCGCGGAGGGCGTCGCCAAGGAGGTTGAAGGCGAGAGAGGTCAACGTGATCGCCAATGCCGGAGAGAAGAAGGTCCACGGAAGGGTCTCGAGAAGGCGCCACCCGTCGTTTACGAGGACGCCCCAAGAGGCCAGCGGCGGCTGTAAACCGAGCCCGATGAAGCTCAAGGCGGCCTCCGTAAAGATCACGCCGGGGATGTTCATGGTCAGGCGGACGACGACGATTCCCAGGACGTTGGGAAAGAGGTGGCGCCAGAGGATCCGCCACGTCGAAGCGCCTAATGCCTGGGCGGCGAGGACGAATTCCTGATTTTTCAGGGCAAGAACCTGCCCGCGCACGAGTCGGGCCATCGTCGTCCAACCCGTGATCGCCATGGCGACGATCATCGTGAAGAGGCCACTCCCAAGGTAGAGCATGAGGAGGATCACCATGATGAGCCACGGGACCCCCGAGAGGACTTCGATCGTGCGCATGACCACGCTGTCCGTAACTCCGCCCCGGAGTCCTGCCAAAGCTCCCAAGAGCACGCCGATGAGGAGATCGATCGTCGTCGCCGCAAAGGCGATGAAGAGGGAAATGCGCGCGCCTTGGGCGACGCGGAGAAAGAGGTCGCGACCAAACGTGTCCGTCCCGAAGGGGTGCTCCCAACTCGGGGCGAGGCGTGCGTTGGCGAGATCGAGGTTGATCGTCCGGTAAGGAGACAGCTCCGGAACGAACAGGGCGTATGCGATCATGAGGAGAAGAAACCCGAGGGAAACGAGGGCGACAGGATTTCGGATCAGCCGCCGCCATACTTCCTGCCAAAAGGTGAGGGAAGGGCCGGCAAGTTCTTCGCGGTCTACCCCTTTGGCGAGAGGCCGAAAGAGCGAGGCGTCATACGTCTGTCCTCCGGGCAGGACGTGATCCCGTTCCCCCAACATCGCTCACTCCTTCCGTCCGGCGATGCGAATTCGGGGATCGACGAGCCCGTAGGCGATGTCCGTGAAGAAGATCGCGAGGACGAAGAGGAGACTGTAAAAAATGGTGAGGCCCATCACCAGGGTGTAGTCGTTGTTGTTGATCGACGTCACGTAGTGCTGACCGATCCCGGGAACGCTGAAGATCTGCTCGATGATGATCGATCCGGTGATCAAATCGACGACGAGGACGCCGAAGATCGTCACGATCGGAAGGAGGGCGTTTCGGAGAGCGTGACGCCAGATCACGGTCCTCCGGCTCAAGCCCTTGGCCACCGCGGTGCGGAGGAAGTCCGCGCCCAACACATCGAGCATGGAGGTGCGCATGAGGCGGGTAACGAGGGCGATGACCCCCACGGCAAGCGACAGCGAGGGGAGGATGGAGTATTCGAACCCTCCCCAGAGGGCGACGGGGAGGACGCGCAGCTTCACCCCAAAGATGTACTGGAGAAAGCCCGCAAGCACGAAGCTGGGGATCGAAACTCCAAGGACGGCCAAAAACACGAGGCCAAAGTCGAGCGCCCGTGCGCGGTAGAGGGCCGCCAAGATGCCAAAGAGAAGCCCTACGGGAAGTCCAACGAGGAGGGCC
This window of the Brockia lithotrophica genome carries:
- a CDS encoding Oligopeptide transport ATP-binding protein OppF, with the translated sequence MSRTLVEVKRLSKYFRLRRGQVLRAVHDVSFTIREGETFGLVGESGSGKSTVGRTILRLYDRTQGDVLFDGRDVFALRGRDLLRYRREAQMIFQDPYASLNPRMMVMDIIAEGIDIHRLAKTPAERRERVYALLEAVGLTREHALRFPHEFSGGQRQRIGIARALAVEPRFIVADEPISALDVSIQAQIVNLLFRLKEERGLTYLFIAHDLSMVRYLSDRIGVMYLGHLVEVAPSDELYRNPLHPYTRALLSAIPVPDPRVERTRERIVLEGEIPSPLHPPSGCPFRTRCPLAQARCAEESPPLREVAPGHSVACHFV
- a CDS encoding Oligopeptide transport system permease protein OppB, producing the protein MPQAIETLHPQEPPPGSRGPLLRVEDLGVDFHTFAGVVQAVRGVSFELGHGETLAIVGESGSGKSVTAQAILGLLPQPPARIRSGRILFGGRNLLELTEREWENVRGREIAMVFQDPMTALNPTMPIGRQISEGYQKHMGAGAREAEEWAVELLRLVGIPQPEIRIRQYPHEFSGGMRQRVVIAIALAAHPKLVIADEPTTALDVTIQAQILELLMDLKERFGTSLILITHDLGVVARVADRVLVMYAGEAAEWGSAEEVFAETRHPYTWGLLNSLPRLDKDRREPLLSIPGSPPNLLKPPPGCAFHPRCPFAMEICRQASPPEYRFSPTHGARCFLHHPAAPRVAPDLQGGERA
- a CDS encoding Oligopeptide transport system permease protein OppC, yielding MLGERDHVLPGGQTYDASLFRPLAKGVDREELAGPSLTFWQEVWRRLIRNPVALVSLGFLLLMIAYALFVPELSPYRTINLDLANARLAPSWEHPFGTDTFGRDLFLRVAQGARISLFIAFAATTIDLLIGVLLGALAGLRGGVTDSVVMRTIEVLSGVPWLIMVILLMLYLGSGLFTMIVAMAITGWTTMARLVRGQVLALKNQEFVLAAQALGASTWRILWRHLFPNVLGIVVVRLTMNIPGVIFTEAALSFIGLGLQPPLASWGVLVNDGWRLLETLPWTFFSPALAITLTSLAFNLLGDALRDAIDPRLRV
- a CDS encoding Oligopeptide transport system permease protein OppB — protein: MLVYTLRRFISMLFTLFIIATLTFFLVHALPGGPYKNPEKLTPEIKQLFDRKYGLDKPVAVQYVMYLENLLQGNLGYSFKYENQTVDEIIARSFPVSAQIGLQALLVGLPVGLLFGILAALYRARALDFGLVFLAVLGVSIPSFVLAGFLQYIFGVKLRVLPVALWGGFEYSILPSLSLAVGVIALVTRLMRTSMLDVLGADFLRTAVAKGLSRRTVIWRHALRNALLPIVTIFGVLVVDLITGSIIIEQIFSVPGIGQHYVTSINNNDYTLVMGLTIFYSLLFVLAIFFTDIAYGLVDPRIRIAGRKE